A genomic region of Myxosarcina sp. GI1 contains the following coding sequences:
- a CDS encoding cyanophycinase: MVAITKNKQDREEIESSVSGSQKQGQLIIIGGAEDKERECTILREFVRLSGGREAQLVVMTVATSLPGEVGATYRDIFERFGAKRVDIVDTERREDAENSRDIEIIQQATGVFFTGGDQARITDLLKDTEIDRLLHQKFDSGLVIGGTSAGAAMMPETMIVEGDAETHPRLETVTLEPGMGFLSGVAIDQHFSQRGRLGRLVSTLIQQPSMLGIGIDENTAIIVNGDEVRVIGEGGVTIIDLADLSHTNVDESLHDEALAICGAKLHILPDGYRFSLKQRDCVC, from the coding sequence ATGGTCGCAATTACTAAAAACAAACAAGATCGTGAAGAAATAGAAAGCTCCGTTTCAGGATCGCAGAAACAGGGACAACTAATCATTATTGGCGGTGCAGAAGATAAAGAAAGAGAATGTACCATCTTGCGCGAATTTGTTCGACTTTCTGGGGGTAGAGAAGCTCAGTTGGTAGTAATGACTGTGGCTACAAGTTTGCCAGGAGAAGTAGGAGCGACTTACAGAGATATTTTTGAAAGATTTGGTGCTAAAAGAGTAGATATTGTCGATACCGAAAGGCGCGAAGATGCTGAAAACTCTAGAGACATAGAGATTATACAGCAAGCGACTGGCGTATTCTTTACTGGTGGCGATCAGGCTCGCATTACTGATTTGCTTAAAGATACTGAAATCGATCGCTTATTACACCAAAAGTTCGACAGCGGTTTGGTAATTGGCGGAACTAGTGCGGGTGCGGCAATGATGCCTGAAACTATGATCGTTGAGGGAGATGCCGAAACTCATCCACGTTTGGAAACTGTAACTTTAGAACCAGGTATGGGTTTTCTCTCGGGAGTGGCGATCGATCAGCACTTCTCTCAAAGAGGAAGATTGGGAAGGCTGGTATCAACTTTAATTCAACAACCTTCCATGCTAGGAATTGGTATTGATGAAAATACTGCAATTATCGTTAATGGCGATGAAGTAAGAGTTATAGGTGAAGGTGGCGTGACAATTATCGATCTTGCCGATTTGTCTCATACTAACGTTGACGAATCTTTGCACGATGAGGCTTTGGCAATTTGTGGTGCCAAACTGCACATTTTACCCGATGGCTATCGATTTAGTCTCAAGCAACGAGATTGTGTTTGCTAA
- a CDS encoding cyanophycin synthetase, with the protein MLTENTAEVVRVNARNTDIFDLFNIRQYVGANPYLNRAAVVFDLALTKFGQPLPIEKYLAIIGDRYPHLLEAQYKSHGELFARTVSEVNQLDMDLHLKSWSIREEANYQRIAIESLHQRTTREVIYCVWDWFEAIERGDDFNIAEQIVSLQQVFRSSVYGGPTVYALLRSANAKKIPAFYLWDERLMQYGYGKQQIRGIATTFDADSHLDSDFTTLKDDCKRFLAELGFPVPQGDVVVSWQEAGEVAAELGYPLAVKPVSGHKGIGVTADVQNEVELETAYLRAVASVPEEERASIIIENSIAGHDFRLLCVNGRFVAAIERQPAFVIGDGISTIGELIERENRSSQRSDTPTSPMGKIQTDEAMHRYLEEQNLDLDSVVDRDRAVYLRKVANLSSGGFSIDATNRVHPDNIILAQDIAQHFRLTCLGIDVITKDISVSWKEGNFGIIEINAAPGVYMHLNPAIGEPVDVTSRILETFFKSGDDARIPIVTFNRVTLRELQKLSDRILTFHPDWVVGAVCREGILINRSEKVLNRYYNCNILNLLRNPKLNILIAEYDEEELEREGMFYYGSDLVVLDNPSETEMMLARDVFTDSTIVIKQDNQITIKRQGLLEQYELESGELLEGVYLKEIANILEK; encoded by the coding sequence ATGCTCACAGAAAATACTGCCGAAGTTGTTCGCGTTAATGCCAGAAATACAGATATTTTTGACCTGTTTAATATCAGACAATATGTCGGGGCAAATCCCTATCTAAATCGTGCTGCGGTGGTATTTGACTTGGCTCTAACCAAATTCGGTCAACCTTTACCAATAGAAAAATACTTGGCTATTATCGGCGATCGCTACCCTCATTTATTAGAAGCTCAATACAAGTCTCACGGGGAATTATTTGCTCGTACGGTATCAGAAGTCAATCAACTGGACATGGATTTGCACCTTAAGAGTTGGAGTATACGAGAAGAGGCAAACTACCAGAGAATTGCCATTGAATCGTTACATCAGCGTACTACCAGAGAAGTAATTTATTGCGTTTGGGATTGGTTTGAAGCGATCGAACGAGGAGATGACTTTAATATTGCCGAGCAAATTGTTTCTTTACAACAGGTATTTCGCTCCTCGGTTTATGGAGGTCCGACGGTTTACGCCTTATTAAGATCTGCCAATGCTAAAAAAATTCCTGCTTTTTATTTGTGGGATGAAAGATTGATGCAGTATGGCTACGGCAAACAGCAAATTCGCGGAATTGCTACGACCTTCGATGCCGATAGTCATTTAGATTCTGATTTTACGACTCTCAAAGATGACTGCAAAAGATTTTTAGCAGAGTTAGGATTTCCAGTACCCCAGGGTGATGTAGTAGTAAGTTGGCAAGAAGCGGGAGAAGTAGCGGCAGAACTTGGCTATCCTCTGGCGGTAAAACCAGTCTCTGGTCATAAAGGAATTGGCGTGACTGCTGACGTGCAAAACGAAGTCGAATTAGAAACAGCTTATTTACGTGCGGTAGCTTCCGTACCAGAAGAAGAACGAGCCAGTATTATTATCGAAAATAGCATCGCGGGACATGATTTTCGCCTACTCTGCGTCAATGGTAGATTTGTTGCCGCGATCGAACGACAACCAGCTTTTGTAATTGGAGATGGAATCAGTACAATTGGCGAATTAATCGAACGGGAAAATCGTTCGTCTCAGCGGAGCGACACGCCTACCTCGCCGATGGGTAAAATTCAAACCGATGAAGCGATGCACCGTTATTTAGAAGAGCAAAATTTAGACTTAGATAGCGTTGTCGATCGCGATCGCGCCGTATACTTGCGTAAAGTTGCCAATCTCTCTTCGGGAGGATTTAGTATTGATGCCACCAATCGAGTTCACCCCGATAATATTATTTTGGCGCAAGACATCGCCCAGCATTTTCGCCTGACCTGTCTGGGAATCGATGTGATTACTAAAGATATTTCGGTTTCCTGGAAAGAAGGTAATTTTGGTATTATTGAAATTAACGCCGCTCCTGGAGTTTATATGCACCTCAATCCTGCGATCGGCGAACCAGTTGATGTTACTTCTCGTATTTTAGAAACCTTTTTCAAGTCTGGTGATGATGCCAGGATTCCCATTGTTACCTTCAATCGCGTTACTCTGCGAGAGTTACAAAAGTTGAGCGATCGCATTTTGACTTTTCATCCTGATTGGGTAGTAGGTGCGGTATGTCGCGAAGGTATTTTAATCAATCGCTCTGAAAAAGTACTCAATCGTTACTACAACTGCAACATTCTCAATTTGCTACGCAACCCCAAACTAAATATTTTAATTGCTGAATACGATGAAGAAGAATTAGAAAGAGAAGGAATGTTTTACTATGGCAGCGATTTAGTGGTATTAGACAATCCTTCTGAAACCGAAATGATGTTAGCTCGCGATGTTTTTACCGACTCAACTATAGTAATCAAGCAAGACAATCAAATAACTATCAAACGCCAAGGTTTACTCGAACAATACGAATTAGAGTCGGGAGAGTTATTAGAAGGAGTTTATTTAAAAGAAATTGCCAATATCCTTGAAAAATAA
- a CDS encoding phosphatase PAP2 family protein, with protein sequence MSARQYQWLIARTATDVTQRFWHSAKAIPAKAWQRWAITLAVGLGICMLIMFVATRWAMSAEGLQAWDEQMLLKIDKHFPMSFNKGVTWQSPGNLVGMLPVVIAFAALTSWFSRPLIAATTAIAYVLQFAIVWVGWGIWNRDRPNLIANGLAAPGLHSFPSGHAVVVTVVYGFLFYLWFRSSHSWLERLIVIVFALVWIGLISMSRLVLGAHWPSDLIAGLAIALLWLAFVILAVRQAETYIKLH encoded by the coding sequence ATGTCCGCAAGACAATACCAATGGCTCATTGCTCGAACAGCAACAGACGTTACTCAAAGATTTTGGCATTCGGCAAAAGCAATTCCTGCTAAAGCCTGGCAGCGTTGGGCTATTACTCTAGCAGTTGGTTTGGGGATATGTATGCTAATTATGTTTGTAGCAACTCGTTGGGCAATGAGCGCAGAAGGTCTACAAGCGTGGGACGAGCAAATGCTCTTAAAAATCGACAAACACTTTCCTATGAGTTTTAACAAAGGTGTTACCTGGCAATCTCCAGGAAATTTAGTGGGTATGCTACCAGTAGTAATTGCTTTTGCTGCTCTAACTTCTTGGTTTTCGCGACCGTTAATTGCAGCGACGACAGCGATCGCCTACGTGCTACAATTTGCTATCGTTTGGGTTGGTTGGGGAATTTGGAATCGCGATCGCCCCAATTTAATTGCCAACGGTCTAGCTGCACCAGGGTTACACTCTTTTCCATCTGGACATGCGGTTGTAGTAACTGTAGTCTATGGTTTTTTATTTTATCTTTGGTTTCGATCTTCCCATAGTTGGTTAGAGCGATTAATTGTTATTGTTTTCGCTTTAGTCTGGATTGGTTTAATTTCGATGTCGCGGTTGGTGCTTGGCGCACATTGGCCCAGCGATCTAATTGCAGGACTGGCAATTGCTTTGCTATGGCTGGCGTTTGTTATTTTAGCTGTCAGACAAGCTGAAACTTATATTAAGTTACATTAG
- a CDS encoding DUF2949 domain-containing protein encodes MLEQLINFLKSELKISAEAISLARKTAPVEPHILPIVLWQYGLLDKKQLDLVFDWLEIA; translated from the coding sequence ATGTTGGAGCAACTAATTAATTTTCTTAAATCGGAGTTGAAAATTTCTGCCGAAGCAATATCGCTGGCGCGAAAAACCGCTCCTGTAGAACCACATATATTACCGATAGTTCTCTGGCAATATGGACTGCTTGATAAAAAACAACTAGACCTTGTATTTGATTGGTTAGAAATAGCTTAG
- a CDS encoding aldo/keto reductase: protein MPANSQNSSMLYRELGNTGEKVSVIGLGGWHLGLDKVDEQLSLKIIRSAIDRGITFMDNSWDYNDGISEKRMGKALRDGYREKVFLMTKIDGRSKQEAAKQIDESLRRLQVDCIDLVQHHEIIRYEDPHRVFDEGGANEAFIEAKEAGKLRYIGFTGHKDPQIHLHMLEVAAKQGFKFDTVQMPLNVMDAHYRSFAQLVVPELVEQNIGILAMKTMANGILLRSNTATPIECLHYALNLPTSVVITGIDSMEILDQAFEAVRTFESMDEKQVQSLLDKTAEAAATGEFEPFKTSSIFDSTAQNPQWLGEEPQRLQQLMPQ from the coding sequence ATGCCAGCTAATTCCCAAAATTCCTCAATGCTATATCGAGAACTAGGTAACACGGGCGAGAAAGTTTCTGTTATCGGACTTGGCGGTTGGCATCTCGGTTTAGATAAAGTTGACGAGCAACTAAGCCTCAAAATTATTCGTTCGGCGATCGATCGCGGCATTACTTTTATGGATAATAGCTGGGATTACAATGATGGAATTAGCGAAAAGCGAATGGGCAAAGCCCTTCGTGACGGCTATCGCGAAAAAGTCTTTTTAATGACCAAAATTGATGGTCGTTCCAAGCAAGAAGCCGCCAAGCAAATAGACGAGTCTTTGAGGCGTCTACAGGTAGACTGCATCGATCTCGTACAGCACCACGAAATTATTCGCTACGAAGATCCCCATCGAGTATTTGATGAGGGAGGCGCAAACGAAGCTTTTATTGAAGCAAAAGAAGCTGGCAAGCTGCGCTACATTGGATTTACGGGACACAAAGATCCTCAGATACACTTACATATGCTTGAAGTAGCAGCGAAACAAGGCTTTAAGTTTGATACGGTACAAATGCCTTTGAACGTAATGGATGCCCACTACCGAAGTTTCGCCCAGCTAGTCGTTCCAGAATTGGTCGAGCAAAATATTGGAATATTGGCGATGAAAACTATGGCAAACGGGATTCTGTTACGCTCTAATACCGCTACTCCTATTGAATGTCTGCATTACGCCCTCAATCTACCTACTTCAGTGGTAATAACGGGTATCGATAGTATGGAAATTCTCGACCAGGCATTTGAAGCGGTACGCACCTTCGAGTCAATGGACGAAAAGCAGGTGCAATCGTTGTTAGATAAAACCGCTGAGGCAGCGGCGACGGGAGAATTCGAGCCATTTAAAACTTCTTCTATTTTTGATAGCACTGCCCAAAATCCTCAGTGGTTGGGAGAAGAACCACAGCGACTCCAGCAGTTGATGCCGCAATAA
- a CDS encoding PAS domain S-box protein yields the protein MQHERLPNSYNLEQFIDRPPLVVEPDTLLANVVASIHRQQQNKNNRSDCVLVVTAEQLVGIFTKSDLVRAIATEVELTTTAVAAVMTQPVTTIMRSQCDGIESVLSFVKHHLYSYLPVVDDEQKLIGVLDVCRLLQSLNPVQPESSRNEIDRDNEPNNKNCSECWQPDREWKRFLNINPSMLCIASFDGYFQRLNAAFTKILGFTQDELFAVPFINFVHPEDRTATIAEFESLITGKTTTSFENRYRTKNGDYRWLLWTAEAYGIEKIVCAAAIDITERKKFELALIESESRWQLALKGANDGIWDWNVNTNQVFFSRRWKEMLGYSEAEIGNNLEEWTKRVHPEDLDWVTRVIQDHFAKKIPFYITEHRMLCQDGSYKWILDRGQALWDKAGNVIRMAGSHTDISDRKQAEIELKQERDFSNAVIDTVGALIAILDRLGRIIRFNYTCEQITGYTFAEVEGKQVWDFLIAPEEKSAVRAVFERLLAGQITDRYENFWLAKDGSRHLISWSNTVLFDAEGKIEYIVATGIDVTEQRKVWNQLEHQYQQTRLLAEVTRKIRMSIELDEILQTTVTEVQQLLACDRVLIVKVLPNHTAIPISESLLPELPPMLGYKLADPLLVGEDATLPSKDGANAVGQYLPKYRQGEILAIDDLATASISFDIKQLLAQFEIKAKLVVPILSQNQLKGLLVTHQCYQARQWQQNEIELLIRLADQIGVAISQAQLLNHLEESVAERTIELTTINSLLQEEISERKQTEAALRENQQKLAGILDNADEAIISIDERQQIQMFNQGAEKIFGYLACEIIGQSLDLLLPQAYRQIHRQHVKKFGNSLESARSIDERSSKVFGLRKNGEEFPAEASIAKLSTREGMLFTVMIKDVTERLQAKEKLEASQALLAKAEKIAKIGSWEYDSIARQISWSEELFIILGFSDSRSIPPCTEVISRIHPDDCLLVTNTLQKGHRNGEPWQFNFRWLLPNGKIKYFESRGEPTTDSRGKLLKVWGTIIDISDRIQAEKILQRSEEQLNLITNALPILIAYINDRQCYRYNNRTYETWFGKPRSALLGLHIRELVGEATYQQMLPYIKTALSGKAVTFELQSLGESGNSYWLNNTYIPDFDADGEVKGFFSMTEDISDRKAIEKMKSEFISVASHEMRTPLTSIHGIIKLLCANRLGELSDLGREMATLALRNSERLVRLVNDLLDLERMESGKDRLECQQCNSAELIEQAITTIESMAREHEVVIETNVPSIELWVDRDRILQTTINILSNAIKFSAANSKVLVTVKLQGNEVLFAVKDRGRGIPADKLETIFERFQQVDASDSRQKGGTGLGLAICRHIVEQHGGKIWVKSVYGRGSTFFFTLPQLKNPS from the coding sequence ATGCAGCATGAGCGTCTGCCTAATTCATACAATTTGGAACAGTTTATCGATCGCCCGCCTTTAGTTGTCGAACCAGATACTTTACTGGCAAACGTTGTAGCTTCAATTCATAGACAGCAGCAAAATAAAAATAATCGCTCGGATTGTGTCTTAGTAGTAACAGCAGAGCAGTTAGTAGGAATTTTTACCAAAAGCGACTTAGTTCGAGCGATCGCCACTGAAGTCGAGCTAACAACTACAGCTGTGGCTGCGGTAATGACTCAACCAGTTACGACGATAATGCGATCGCAATGTGACGGCATTGAATCGGTTTTGTCGTTCGTAAAACACCATTTATATAGCTATCTGCCAGTTGTAGACGACGAGCAAAAATTAATTGGCGTACTCGATGTTTGCCGACTGCTTCAGTCTCTCAATCCAGTCCAGCCAGAGTCTAGTAGGAACGAGATCGACCGAGATAATGAGCCAAATAACAAAAATTGCAGCGAATGCTGGCAACCAGATAGAGAGTGGAAGCGGTTTTTAAATATCAATCCTAGTATGCTTTGTATTGCTAGTTTTGATGGCTATTTCCAACGCCTCAATGCTGCTTTTACTAAGATTCTCGGCTTTACACAAGATGAGCTATTTGCCGTACCGTTTATTAACTTCGTTCACCCTGAAGATCGTACTGCAACCATAGCCGAATTTGAAAGTTTAATTACAGGAAAAACTACAACTTCTTTTGAAAATCGCTATCGTACTAAAAACGGTGACTATCGCTGGCTATTGTGGACGGCAGAAGCTTATGGGATAGAAAAGATAGTGTGTGCGGCGGCCATAGATATTACCGAGCGGAAGAAATTCGAGCTAGCTTTAATAGAAAGTGAATCGAGATGGCAGCTAGCTTTGAAAGGAGCCAATGATGGCATTTGGGACTGGAACGTCAATACTAACCAGGTTTTTTTCTCTCGTCGTTGGAAAGAAATGCTGGGGTATAGCGAAGCTGAAATTGGCAATAATCTAGAAGAATGGACTAAACGAGTGCATCCAGAAGATCTAGACTGGGTAACCCGGGTCATTCAAGACCATTTTGCCAAAAAAATTCCGTTTTACATTACCGAGCATCGAATGTTGTGCCAAGACGGTAGCTATAAATGGATTTTAGATCGGGGACAGGCATTATGGGATAAAGCAGGTAATGTCATCCGTATGGCTGGTTCCCATACCGACATTAGCGATCGCAAACAGGCAGAGATCGAACTAAAACAAGAACGAGATTTTTCTAATGCCGTAATCGATACTGTAGGGGCATTAATAGCTATCTTAGATCGCCTGGGAAGGATAATTCGCTTCAATTATACCTGCGAACAAATTACAGGATATACGTTTGCCGAGGTTGAAGGAAAACAAGTATGGGATTTTTTGATCGCTCCCGAAGAAAAATCGGCGGTTAGAGCCGTATTCGAGCGACTACTAGCAGGTCAAATAACCGATCGCTATGAAAACTTTTGGCTGGCTAAAGATGGCTCTCGCCATTTAATTTCCTGGTCTAATACCGTTTTATTCGATGCTGAGGGCAAAATAGAATATATCGTTGCTACGGGAATTGATGTTACCGAACAGCGAAAAGTTTGGAATCAATTAGAACATCAATATCAGCAAACCAGGTTGCTAGCAGAAGTAACTCGCAAAATTCGGATGTCGATCGAACTAGATGAAATATTACAGACTACGGTTACCGAAGTTCAGCAACTTCTGGCTTGCGATCGGGTTTTGATTGTCAAAGTACTCCCAAATCATACTGCAATACCGATTAGCGAATCGCTTTTACCCGAACTACCACCCATGCTGGGTTACAAGCTTGCCGATCCGCTTCTGGTCGGTGAGGACGCGACCCTGCCCTCGAAGGACGGTGCTAATGCTGTCGGTCAGTATTTGCCTAAATATCGCCAGGGAGAAATTTTAGCCATTGACGATTTAGCTACCGCATCAATTTCTTTTGACATCAAACAGCTATTAGCGCAGTTTGAAATTAAAGCTAAATTAGTCGTACCCATTCTCAGTCAAAACCAACTTAAAGGACTTTTAGTAACACATCAATGTTACCAAGCGCGGCAGTGGCAACAAAACGAAATAGAGCTATTAATTCGTTTGGCAGACCAAATTGGGGTAGCTATATCTCAAGCGCAACTACTCAATCATCTTGAAGAATCGGTAGCAGAACGTACTATTGAGTTAACTACTATTAATAGTCTGTTGCAAGAAGAAATAAGCGAACGCAAGCAAACCGAAGCCGCTTTAAGAGAAAATCAGCAAAAGCTGGCGGGAATTTTAGACAATGCCGATGAGGCAATTATTTCTATTGACGAACGACAGCAGATTCAAATGTTCAATCAAGGTGCAGAGAAAATTTTTGGCTATCTAGCCTGCGAAATCATCGGACAGTCATTAGATTTGCTTTTGCCCCAAGCTTACCGCCAGATACACAGGCAACACGTTAAGAAGTTTGGCAACTCTTTAGAGTCAGCACGCTCAATAGACGAACGAAGCAGCAAGGTATTTGGACTGCGTAAAAATGGCGAAGAATTTCCTGCCGAGGCTTCAATTGCTAAATTATCCACTCGCGAGGGAATGCTGTTCACAGTCATGATTAAAGATGTTACCGAACGCCTGCAGGCTAAAGAAAAACTAGAAGCTTCTCAAGCATTACTGGCTAAAGCCGAAAAAATTGCCAAGATTGGTAGTTGGGAATACGATTCGATCGCTCGACAAATAAGTTGGTCGGAAGAACTGTTTATAATTTTAGGATTTAGCGACAGTCGCTCCATACCACCTTGCACGGAAGTTATATCTCGCATTCATCCAGATGACTGTCTGCTGGTGACAAATACTCTTCAGAAAGGACATAGAAATGGCGAACCCTGGCAATTTAACTTTCGCTGGTTGTTACCTAACGGTAAAATAAAATATTTTGAATCGAGAGGCGAGCCTACTACTGATAGTCGAGGCAAACTGCTCAAAGTTTGGGGAACAATTATTGATATCAGCGATCGCATTCAGGCAGAAAAAATCCTCCAGCGCAGTGAGGAACAGCTAAACCTGATTACTAATGCTCTGCCAATTTTAATTGCTTATATCAACGACCGACAGTGCTATCGCTATAACAACCGTACCTACGAAACCTGGTTTGGCAAACCCCGTTCTGCCTTGCTGGGACTTCATATTAGAGAGTTAGTCGGAGAAGCCACCTATCAACAAATGCTTCCCTATATCAAAACAGCTTTATCTGGAAAAGCGGTCACTTTTGAACTTCAGTCCCTTGGGGAAAGCGGCAATAGCTATTGGCTGAATAATACTTATATTCCCGATTTTGATGCAGACGGCGAGGTCAAAGGATTTTTTTCCATGACTGAAGATATTAGCGATCGCAAAGCAATAGAAAAGATGAAAAGTGAGTTTATTTCGGTTGCCAGTCACGAAATGCGAACTCCTCTAACTTCGATTCATGGGATAATTAAATTATTATGTGCCAATCGTTTGGGCGAACTTTCCGATTTGGGAAGAGAAATGGCAACCCTGGCTTTGAGGAATAGCGAACGTCTGGTGCGTCTGGTTAACGATCTTCTCGATCTCGAACGTATGGAGTCGGGAAAAGATCGGCTCGAATGCCAACAGTGTAATAGTGCCGAGTTGATCGAGCAGGCAATAACTACTATAGAATCAATGGCTCGGGAACATGAAGTCGTTATTGAAACTAACGTTCCCTCGATTGAACTCTGGGTCGATCGCGATCGCATCCTTCAAACAACTATTAACATCCTTAGTAACGCAATTAAGTTTTCAGCTGCCAACTCTAAAGTATTAGTAACTGTCAAACTACAAGGTAATGAAGTATTATTTGCAGTTAAAGATCGAGGTAGAGGAATTCCCGCAGATAAATTGGAAACTATTTTTGAACGTTTTCAACAAGTAGACGCTTCGGATTCCCGCCAAAAAGGCGGTACTGGCTTGGGTTTGGCTATTTGCCGTCACATTGTCGAACAACATGGCGGCAAAATTTGGGTGAAAAGTGTTTATGGTCGAGGCAGCACTTTTTTCTTTACTTTACCTCAACTAAAAAACCCTTCGTAA
- the hisH gene encoding imidazole glycerol phosphate synthase subunit HisH: protein MTNIAVIDYDMGNLHSACKGLEKAGATPTITDSAAKILNADAVVLPGVGAFDPAMRHLRERNLEAPIKQAIAQGKPFLGICLGLQILFEGSEEGTESGLGIVAGMVRHFKREPEITIPHMGWNQLDLIQPQLPLWQQLNPNPYVYFVHSFYVDPLDSSINAATVTHGTQTVTAAIARDNLMAVQFHPEKSSDNGLQILSNFVALVEQYQMVSSV from the coding sequence ATGACCAATATTGCTGTCATTGACTATGACATGGGCAATCTTCATTCTGCTTGTAAAGGCTTAGAAAAAGCAGGAGCAACTCCTACTATTACTGATTCTGCCGCAAAAATACTTAATGCAGATGCGGTGGTTTTGCCAGGAGTTGGGGCATTCGATCCTGCGATGCGGCATCTTAGAGAGCGGAATTTAGAAGCACCAATCAAACAGGCGATCGCCCAGGGAAAACCGTTTTTGGGTATTTGTTTGGGTTTGCAAATTCTTTTTGAGGGTTCTGAGGAAGGAACAGAATCTGGCTTGGGTATTGTTGCGGGAATGGTACGGCACTTTAAAAGAGAACCAGAAATTACTATTCCCCACATGGGTTGGAATCAACTAGACTTGATACAGCCCCAGCTTCCCCTTTGGCAGCAGTTAAACCCAAATCCCTACGTTTATTTCGTTCATTCTTTTTATGTCGATCCGCTAGATTCTAGTATAAATGCCGCAACCGTAACTCACGGTACGCAAACGGTCACTGCGGCGATCGCTCGCGATAATTTAATGGCGGTTCAATTTCACCCCGAAAAGTCTTCAGATAACGGGCTGCAAATTCTATCAAACTTCGTGGCTTTAGTAGAACAGTATCAGATGGTTAGTAGCGTATAG
- a CDS encoding response regulator — MGAKRILFIDDEEDIKILAGFCLKTEADWEMLTAANGIEGIAIAETEQPDAILLDAMMPKLDGLQTLNLLQNNPKTKHIPTIFITAKAQASDRSRFYAAGAKGVILKPFDSLTLASQISGFLGW; from the coding sequence ATGGGTGCTAAACGTATTTTATTTATTGACGATGAAGAAGACATCAAAATTTTAGCTGGTTTTTGTCTCAAGACCGAAGCTGACTGGGAGATGCTGACGGCAGCTAATGGTATTGAAGGAATAGCAATTGCCGAAACCGAACAGCCAGATGCCATTTTGCTAGATGCCATGATGCCAAAACTCGATGGGTTGCAAACTTTAAATCTGCTACAAAATAACCCTAAAACCAAGCATATTCCCACGATTTTTATTACTGCTAAAGCTCAAGCCAGCGATCGCAGCCGCTTTTACGCTGCTGGTGCTAAAGGTGTAATTCTCAAACCATTTGATTCTCTAACTTTGGCAAGTCAGATTTCTGGATTTCTTGGTTGGTAG
- a CDS encoding calcium-binding protein produces MGTYYGNNKNNVIEGSKHDDYIYGYKGDDYLYGDKGHDWLDGGKDHDWLEGGKGDDYLYGDKGDDYLYGDKGHDWLDGGKGHDNLYGGKGDDYLYGDKGHDWLDGGKGDDYLDGGKGDDYLYGGKGDDYLYGGKGADTFSFYELDEGIDTIADFNWQEGDIIEIDSYGFGASSTHEFEYDYHTGALSFDGTQFATLENVPNDFATDLDIVLF; encoded by the coding sequence ATGGGAACTTACTACGGTAACAACAAAAACAATGTAATCGAAGGCAGCAAGCACGACGACTATATTTATGGATACAAAGGCGACGATTACTTATATGGAGATAAAGGTCATGATTGGTTAGATGGAGGTAAGGATCATGATTGGTTAGAGGGTGGTAAAGGCGATGATTATCTCTACGGAGATAAAGGCGACGATTACTTATACGGAGATAAAGGTCATGATTGGTTAGATGGAGGTAAAGGTCATGACAATCTCTACGGAGGTAAAGGCGATGATTATCTCTACGGAGACAAGGGGCATGATTGGTTAGATGGAGGTAAAGGCGATGATTACTTAGATGGAGGTAAAGGCGATGATTATCTTTACGGAGGTAAAGGCGATGATTATCTCTACGGAGGTAAAGGGGCTGATACCTTTAGCTTCTATGAACTTGATGAAGGAATTGATACAATCGCAGACTTTAATTGGCAAGAAGGAGATATTATTGAGATAGACTCTTATGGTTTTGGAGCTTCTTCAACTCACGAATTTGAATACGATTATCACACTGGTGCTTTATCGTTTGATGGAACTCAATTCGCTACTTTAGAAAATGTGCCTAACGATTTTGCTACTGACTTAGATATTGTTTTATTTTAA